The Bacteroidota bacterium nucleotide sequence TGAGAACACCATATCGCGCACTGCATCCTCCGCAATCTGGTCGCAAATCTCGTGGATGCCGGCTGCTGTGGCTGTATCCAGCACAACGCCTTTCTCATCTACTACATAAACAATGGTGACCTTTCCCCTTACAGGACAATCTGTTTTAGCAAGGCGTTCATTAACTGCTTTCTGAAGTGCATTTAGTCCTCCCATCATTTCAGCCAGTTGCAATCCTTCGCCGGCAAGGTTGTTTTCGATGCCTTCGATATGATCAAAAGTGTAATCACGGGCTTCCGCTGACACGAGGGGCTTTTCTTGCATTTCCGGAGTTGCGGTACCGGCGCAACCGGCTACTATCACACACAGGATCACAGCCACTAATAAGGTAAATCTATCCACTGTACAAGGCGCTTTGTTTGTTAATTGTGCCTATCTGACGCACGCATCCTGAGAAGGTTTACACGTCAGGCATCTGCAACCAATCCAACAACAACATCCATCACATTGGTGTGCGTGGGACCAGGCTTGAGCAAACTATTCATTTCCAAAAAGAAGGTATACGCATCGTTATCGTTCAGGAACGCCTGGGGATCGCGTTTCCGCTGACGGGCCAGTTGCAATGTTTTCGGGGTTGCAAATGCGCCGGCAGCATCTGTGGGGCCATCGATACCGTCTGTGCCTCCGCTGAGGAGCAACAAGTTTTTGCCGGCCCCTTCAATTTTGAACGCACTACCAAGCACCAGTTCCTGATTGCGCCCGCCCATGCCTTTGCCTTTCACTGTCACCGTGGTCTCTCCTCCCCAAAGATGACACACTGGCCCTTGCGCATCACCTGTCATGATGGACTCAGCCAGTGTTTCACCGGCAATCCGGGCTTCTCCTTCCACCCACTCCTCGTGGATTTTTACGTCGTAATGCCGCCGCGCAGCTTCACGGCATGCAGCCTTTAGTGCATCCCGGTTGGTCCCAATCAAATGGGTTTGTACGTTTTCAAACAGCGTACTCTCTGGTTTTGGCGTTTCGAATGCCGGGTCTTTCGCGCCTTGCTCGAGGTGGGCACGCACCGATGCCGGCACCTTTTCCCACAGGTTATACGTACGTAGTACGCGGATCGCGTCATCGAAAGTCGTCGGGTCTCCTACGGTGGGGCCACTGGCAATGACACTAAGATCATCTCCAATCACATCAGAAATAACAAGTGCCACAGTTTCAGCCGGCATCCCGCGTTGCGCAAGCCGGCCACCACCGAGCAATGACAGGTGCTTGCGCACCGTATTGAGTTCGCGTATATCAGCGCCACACCGCAAAAGTTGCGATACCGTTTGCTGACCATCTACCAGGGAAATCCCGTCTGCAAAGGCCATCGTCAACGCAGATCCCCCGCCCGAAATCAACACAATAAACAGGTCTTCCGCTGTGCAGTTGGATGCCAGTTCAAGTAACACATGCGCCGCGTCTTCGCTGGTTTGATCGGGCACGGGATGGCCGGCCTCCAACACATTGATTTTTTGCGGACGTTTAAAAGGATACGGCAGGGTTTCGCTGTACCCCTTGGGCACAACTACGCAACCCTCTGCCAGGTCATCGCCGAGTTTGTTTTCAACCACCCACGCCATCGCCATCGCCGCCTTCCCCATGCCGGCTACAACAACACGACGATATTCTCCAAAAGACCGTGTTGTAAGGTCTTCCCATGCAACCTGATCTAACAATACATCTGCCTGTACACCCTGCACCGCAGCAAGGAATATTGCACGCGCATCGTCTATGAGTTCTTGCACTGTTCGCCTTTTGCTTTAAACCTGGATAAAGAATCAAAAAGTGGGATTCGTATTATACTAAATAACCCTCACGGAAATTCCGTGCCAACTATAAAACTTAGACACTGCCCTTGCTGTTTTTCTTCTTTTTTAGTCTGATTATTGGCACTTCGAGTTATGCAATAACGGATAATATGGCTCCTGGCGATCACGTAGATCCCGTTTTTGTCGTAAAACACAGCCGCGCAGCATCTGCCATATCTAGGCTACCCGAGATCTCCCAAAATGGGACTTCCCTGCATTTCTCAGCTGATACCCTCCGTGCCCTCATTATTTTCACCCGTTTTAAAGATGACAACGTCGCCGGCGACCCCAATGTGGCCTACCGCGACTGGCCCCTTTTTGATAACCCCAACCAGTTGCCGGCTTTTGCAAAATCCTTGCTTGCGCCTGATCCCGCTCCTCCCTTTGCTGACAGTTCTTTGACAGCGTATCTCTATGAACAATCGCTCGGCAAGTATGTCATGTACGGCACCGCCTACGACTCAGTGCTCATTTCTGATCACCCGGAGACACGCTATCACCGAAGCCAGGGCGGCTATGGGTTGCTTACCAAGGAGTTGCTCGACAAACTAGACCGATATGGGTTTGACTTTAGCCAATATGACAAGAACAAGGATGGCTATATCGACTACCTGTTTGTTATTTTACGGGGAGATTCAGCCCGCGACAAGAAGCAGTTTGTCTGGACGGGCGCATCGTGCCTCGACGCGCGCTGCAGCGGCTCCGTGGCCGGCGGTGGGCCACGCGAATTGCCACTGTATGATGGCATAAAAATAGATTGGAATCTCTCTGGCTCTTACATCATCCACAGAACCCAGGGTAACATCATTCCCCTGATCTACCACGTGCGGCTCATGGCACACGAACTAGGCCACGACTTGTGGCGAGAACACTTTGTGCACATCCCTGCGCTCCAACAGAATGACGTCCCGCGCTCACACAACCGCGGCCGCGGCAAAGACTGTATCGGATACATGTTGATGGCCGGCGCCGGCGGCGCGCAAGACTGCCAGGGCGCTCAAACCATCTCGGCGTACGAACGCGATCTGCTGGACTGGATTGACTGCAAGGTGCTGTCTACTTCAGCCAATAACCTCGAGCTCGGCGACCTCTACACGACATCAGATTGCTACAAAGTCTCACTCGAAGCACGTCCGATGGGCCGGCGCCTCTACCTGTCCAATTTGCAGCGCGTAGGGTATTTCGATCAACTGCGGCGTGGTGGAATAAACGAGCAGTTTGACATGGGCCTGCTCCGCACAACTGGCCTCCTTGCAACCTATGCCCGGGGATACAGTGCAGACATCCTCCCCGCAGACAATACCCTACAGCTTGTCATCGACAACAAGGCATATGAAGGAGACCTGTTTGGGCCCGGTACAGCAACCCAGCTTACCCCCTGGACGCGCCCTAACAGCAGCGGCTACAACCGATATGCCGGCGACGTTATACATACCTGGATAGCCGTAGACAACATCAGGTACGATGTACAGGACACGACGCGCATGTTGTTCGACTTTCACGAGGACTTCCGCCAACAACCCATCATCCGAGAGGACTCGTGGCTTGGCGAAGGGCTGGCAGACTTTACCTTTGACACGCCGATTACAGTCACCAACAACAGCGTGTTGACCATCGAAAAAGAAGTGCGCGTTGCCGACGCTTTGTTACTGGACAGGAATACGGCTATACACGTCGCGGAAGGCGCCACATTGCACCTTTTATCCTCGAGTAGACTCCAAATGCTGGGCAGCACACGCATCACGGTAGCCGGCACCTTCGTGATGGATGGTTTGGTACAACGCTCTCTACACACACCGATTGAACGTGTGGGTGACGGCATCATTAAATCCAACCTGGTCGACTAGCTACTCAGCAACAGAAAAGTGCAGCATCATGCCGGCTTCCAGATGCTCAGCAATATGGCAGTGCATCATCCAGTCCCCAGGGTTCGACATATCAACCAGCAGATCAATGGTTGAACCAACCGGCATAAGGGCCGTGTCTTTCCACACCAGGTTTTGATTGGGTACGCCATCTATAGAAAGCACCAGATAACGCTGCCCGTGGATGTGAAACGGGTGGTTCATGGGATGGAAGGTTTTCGGGTCATTGAAGATGCGCAATTTTATCACATCTCCTTTTTCAAAAGCCCAGTGGATGTCCATGTTTTTGAGCCCAGTTGCCGGCTCCTTCAAAATCCACTCTACCTGGTGTCCCGTAGAGAGCCAGTTCATCATCGGCATGGCATCATTCCACTCGATGGGCGGCACGTAGAGTGAGTCGGCTTCCATCGACAACATAATAGGGACCGGCAGCTCTTTTACGGCCAGGGTTAACGCCAGCGTTTTGTCGACGGGTTTATCAAAATATGCCCGGTACTGGTTGATGTCTTCCTGTACTGCAGTGTGCTCGCGCAAGACATCAAACGGCGAGGCAAGCGCTTCATCCACAGCAGTTTCGCTGACGGTGATGATGCCCAGCGTATCAACGTGCGGGTAAAATTCTCCCCGAAAATGGTCGATGGCCTGGATGGTATTGGTAAAAGCGTACGTACCCGGCTTGTCAAACTTCACTTCAACCACATACCGTTCAGCCGGCGCGATCGGAACACTGGCCACCCATGCCTCTCGTTCAAAACGGCTCACATCCGATGCGACAAGTTTGATCGGCGCGCCATCAAACAGCAGATTGAAAGTACGAGAATTTGCTACATTTGTAAGGTTAAACCGCACCACTTCGCCCTGTGACAGCCGCAAACGGTAATCGGGCTGCCCGTTGACCAGCTTCACATTCCCAAAGCGCCCCATCAGCGCGTGGGTTGCTGTGTTGGCTCCCCAGGCAATCATGCCGCGGTCGTCAATCAGGATATCATCCAGAATGAGCGTCTCTTCCCGATGCACGGGATTGTAATAATCTGCAGCAGAAGCCTTAACCAGCATGTTGCCATACAACCCCAGATCCTGCTGGATATCTTCGCGCATGTGCGGATGGTACCAGTAGACACCGGCATCTTCGAAATACAACTTGTACGTAAACGAGTCCCCCACTTCCACC carries:
- a CDS encoding energy transducer TonB → MQEKPLVSAEARDYTFDHIEGIENNLAGEGLQLAEMMGGLNALQKAVNERLAKTDCPVRGKVTIVYVVDEKGVVLDTATAAGIHEICDQIAEDAVRDMVFSPARKNGEPVKIRMGSPVVFN
- a CDS encoding glycerate kinase; its protein translation is MQELIDDARAIFLAAVQGVQADVLLDQVAWEDLTTRSFGEYRRVVVAGMGKAAMAMAWVVENKLGDDLAEGCVVVPKGYSETLPYPFKRPQKINVLEAGHPVPDQTSEDAAHVLLELASNCTAEDLFIVLISGGGSALTMAFADGISLVDGQQTVSQLLRCGADIRELNTVRKHLSLLGGGRLAQRGMPAETVALVISDVIGDDLSVIASGPTVGDPTTFDDAIRVLRTYNLWEKVPASVRAHLEQGAKDPAFETPKPESTLFENVQTHLIGTNRDALKAACREAARRHYDVKIHEEWVEGEARIAGETLAESIMTGDAQGPVCHLWGGETTVTVKGKGMGGRNQELVLGSAFKIEGAGKNLLLLSGGTDGIDGPTDAAGAFATPKTLQLARQRKRDPQAFLNDNDAYTFFLEMNSLLKPGPTHTNVMDVVVGLVADA
- a CDS encoding multicopper oxidase family protein; translation: MWMNNRVRISFLLLIGLLSLPGLVLGQNHDMHDMHHGHNMDASDDEWRMPPMDMSMPMMPGIENELPPVEPFLPGAGQMANMLPEARPAEVVEMADGDTLDLEASLVRRTFNEQAFIMYGYNGMYPGPIIKADQGATIVVNFTNNIEMPTTMHWHGLRLDNQYDGIPNVTQKPVEVGDSFTYKLYFEDAGVYWYHPHMREDIQQDLGLYGNMLVKASAADYYNPVHREETLILDDILIDDRGMIAWGANTATHALMGRFGNVKLVNGQPDYRLRLSQGEVVRFNLTNVANSRTFNLLFDGAPIKLVASDVSRFEREAWVASVPIAPAERYVVEVKFDKPGTYAFTNTIQAIDHFRGEFYPHVDTLGIITVSETAVDEALASPFDVLREHTAVQEDINQYRAYFDKPVDKTLALTLAVKELPVPIMLSMEADSLYVPPIEWNDAMPMMNWLSTGHQVEWILKEPATGLKNMDIHWAFEKGDVIKLRIFNDPKTFHPMNHPFHIHGQRYLVLSIDGVPNQNLVWKDTALMPVGSTIDLLVDMSNPGDWMMHCHIAEHLEAGMMLHFSVAE